The following coding sequences lie in one Zingiber officinale cultivar Zhangliang chromosome 2B, Zo_v1.1, whole genome shotgun sequence genomic window:
- the LOC122046870 gene encoding F-box protein At1g67340-like, whose product MRTRRGLISYPGMKREPEWRRSPEEEKTTNNRSQKRRRRGGSGEDKYLDDEGRPVSDKADLFDGLPDDLIISILCKLSATAGSPSDLVSVTLTCKRLKGLGWNPLVLAKASLKSLVIKAKNWSDSAHKFLKQCADSGNIEACYVLGMIRFYCLENRGSGAALMARAAMASHAAALYSLAVIQFNGSGGSKGDKDLHAGVALCAHAAFLGHVDALRELGHCLQDGYGVRRNVAEGRRFLVQANARELASVLRSSYASHAAWRQNHNHHHALASGCSLLSDYGCNVPPPESHPANKFMAEWFAQRGPGGGKGDEGLRLCSHTGCGRPETRRHEFRRCSVCGAVNYCSRACQALHWKLVHKAECAPMERWLDAAAAAGGGPPEVPGNE is encoded by the exons ATGCGAACGAGGCGAGGCCTGATCAGCTATCCCGGGATGAAGCGGGAGCCCGAATGGAGGAGGTCGCCGGAGGAGGAGAAGACGACCAACAACCGGAGCCAGAAGAGGCGGCGGAGAGGGGGTTCCGGCGAAGACAAGTATTTGGACGACGAGGGTCGACCCGTTTCCGACAAGGCCGACCTTTTCGACGGCCTCCCTGACGACCTCATCATTTCCATCCTCTGCAAACTCAGCGCCACCGCTGGTTCACCTTCGGATCTTGTGAGCGTGACGCTAAC ATGCAAGAGATTGAAAGGATTGGGATGGAATCCCCTTGTTCTTGCCAAGGCGTCTCTGAAATCTCTCGTAATTAAGGCTAAAAATTGGTCGGATTCGGCGCATAAATTCCTGAAGCAGTGCGCCGATTCCGGAAACATTGAAGCTTGTTACGTGCTGGGAATG ATTCGATTCTACTGCCTAGAGAACAGGGGAAGCGGGGCGGCGCTGATGGCCCGGGCGGCGATGGCGTCTCACGCGGCAGCTCTGTACTCCCTCGCCGTGATTCAGTTCAACGGAAGCGGCGGCTCCAAGGGAGACAAAGACCTTCACGCCGGTGTGGCGCTGTGTGCCCACGCGGCGTTTCTCGGCCATGTCGACGCGCTTCGGGAGCTCGGCCATTGCCTCCAGGACGGTTATGGAGTCCGACGGAACGTCGCCGAGGGCCGGCGATTCCTTGTCCAGGCCAACGCCCGAGAGCTAGCATCCGTTCTCAGGTCCTCATACGCCTCCCATGCAGCCTGGCGGCAGAATCACAACCACCACCACGCCCTGGCTTCCGGCTGCTCGCTCCTCAGCGATTACGGCTGCAACGTCCCGCCTCCGGAATCGCATCCGGCGAACAAGTTCATGGCGGAGTGGTTCGCGCAGAGAGGACCTGGCGGCGGGAAGGGTGACGAGGGTCTCCGACTCTGCTCCCACACCGGCTGTGGCCGCCCGGAGACGCGCCGCCACGAATTCCGGCGGTGCTCCGTCTGTGGCGCTGTCAATTACTGTTCGAGGGCCTGCCAAGCTCTCCATTGGAAGCTAGTGCACAAGGCAGAGTGCGCTCCCATGGAGCGGTGGCTCGACGCTGCAGCAGCCGCCGGTGGTGGTCCGCCGGAGGTGCCTGGTAACGAGTGA